From a single Miscanthus floridulus cultivar M001 chromosome 8, ASM1932011v1, whole genome shotgun sequence genomic region:
- the LOC136477674 gene encoding integrin-linked protein kinase 1-like isoform X1, which translates to MDGAAAKKMTRSISRQLSSGAARLWRQLSLDPHTPRRGGPGPGAAAGPRQQTRFAIARQSSLDPTPRGGPDGSSAHQQLAVPENLDATMRLLFAACQGDATSVEELLRSRVDVDSIDLDGRTALHIAACEGQGEVVRLLLDWKANINARDRWGSTPAADAKHYGHFEVYNLLKARGAKVPKSRKTPMAVSNPKEVPEYELNPLELEFRRGEEVTKGTYLAKWYGSKVFVKILDKDSFSDADSINAFKDELTLLEKARHPNLVQFVGAVTQNVPMMIVSEYHQKGDLASYLEMKGRLKPHKAITFALEIARGLNYLHECKPEPIIHGHLSPKNIVRDDEGQLKVAGFGSLSLTKVSEDKVQMAQPVGKLDNVYIAPEVYKNEPFDRSVDVFAFGLILYEMIEGTPSFHPKPQEEEAKMICLEGSRPTFKNKPKYYPSDVKELIQECWDPTPSVRPTFAEIIVRLNKIQASCTKQGRWRDTFKLPWKQTGER; encoded by the exons ATGGACGGGGCGGCAGCGAAGAAGATGACGCGGAGCATATCGCGGCAGCTCTCGTCGGGGGCGGCGCGGCTGTGGCGCCAGCTGTCGCTGGACCCGCACACCCCGCGCCGCGGGGGCCCTGGGCCGGGGGCGGCTGCGGGGCCGCGGCAGCAGACGCGGTTCGCGATCGCGAGGCAGTCGTCGCTCGACCCGACGCCACGCGGCGGGCCGGACGGGTCGTCGGCGCACCAGCAGCTCGCGGTGCCGGAGAACCTGGACGCCACCATGCGCCTGCTCTTCGCGGCCTGCCAGGGGGACGCCACCTCGGTGGAGGAGCTGCTCCGGAGCAGGGTGGACGTCGACAGCATCGACCTCGACGGGCGCACGGCGCTCCACATCGCGGCCTGCGAGGGACAGGGGGAGGTCGTGCGCCTGCTGCTCGACTGGAAGGCCAACATCAACGCCCGCGACCGATGGGGTAGCACG CCAGCAGCAGACGCGAAACATTACGGCCATTTTGAAGTATATAATCTTCTGAAAGCAAGAGGAGCAAAAGTTCCG AAATCCAGAAAGACTCCAATGGCTGTGTCAAATCCGAAAGAAGTTCCAGAGTATGAACTGAACCCACTTGAACTGGAGTTCCGAAGAGGAGAGGAGGTCACAAAG GGTACATATCTGGCAAAATGGTATGGCTCGAAAGTGTTTGTTAAGATACTTGACAAAGACAGCTTCTCGGATGCTGATAGCAT AAATGCGTTCAAAGACGAGCTTACCTTACTTGAGAAAGCACGGCATCCCAATTTGGTCCAATTTGTTGGAGCTGTCACACAAAATGTCCCGATGATGATTGTTTCAGAGTACCATCAAAAG GGTGATTTAGCCAGTTATCTTGAGATGAAAGGTCGCCTGAAGCCTCACAAAGCTATAACATTTGCTCTTGAAATTGCGAG GGGACTGAATTATCTTCATGAGTGCAAGCCTGAGCCAATCATTCATGGACATTTGTCACCAAA AAACATCGTTCGGGACGATGAAGGACAGCTTAAGGTGGCTGGGTTTGGATCACTGAGTTTGACTAAAGTTTCTGAAGATAAAGTACAAATGGCTCAGCCAGTTGGAAAACTAGACA ATGTATACATCGCTCCCGAGGTCTACAAAAATGAACCATTTGACAGAAGTGTAGATGTATTTGCATTTGGTCTCATTCTTTATGAG ATGATTGAAGGAACTCCTTCTTTTCACCCAAagccacaagaagaagaagctaaGATGATTTGTTTAGAGGGGTCGAGACCAACATTCAAGAATAAACCAAAATACTACCCCAGTGATGTGAAAGA GCTGATACAAGAATGCTGGGATCCGACGCCTTCTGTCAGGCCAACATTCGCGGAGATAATTGTGCGCCTGAACAAGATACAAGCGAGCTGTACTAAGCAGGGTCGCTGGAGAGACACCTTCAAGCTTCCATG GAAACAAACTGGAGAGAGATAG
- the LOC136477674 gene encoding integrin-linked protein kinase 1-like isoform X2: MDGAAAKKMTRSISRQLSSGAARLWRQLSLDPHTPRRGGPGPGAAAGPRQQTRFAIARQSSLDPTPRGGPDGSSAHQQLAVPENLDATMRLLFAACQGDATSVEELLRSRVDVDSIDLDGRTALHIAACEGQGEVVRLLLDWKANINARDRWGSTPAADAKHYGHFEVYNLLKARGAKVPKSRKTPMAVSNPKEVPEYELNPLELEFRRGEEVTKGTYLAKWYGSKVFVKILDKDSFSDADSINAFKDELTLLEKARHPNLVQFVGAVTQNVPMMIVSEYHQKGDLASYLEMKGRLKPHKAITFALEIARGLNYLHECKPEPIIHGHLSPKNIVRDDEGQLKVAGFGSLSLTKVSEDKVQMAQPVGKLDNVYIAPEVYKNEPFDRSVDVFAFGLILYEADTRMLGSDAFCQANIRGDNCAPEQDTSELY, from the exons ATGGACGGGGCGGCAGCGAAGAAGATGACGCGGAGCATATCGCGGCAGCTCTCGTCGGGGGCGGCGCGGCTGTGGCGCCAGCTGTCGCTGGACCCGCACACCCCGCGCCGCGGGGGCCCTGGGCCGGGGGCGGCTGCGGGGCCGCGGCAGCAGACGCGGTTCGCGATCGCGAGGCAGTCGTCGCTCGACCCGACGCCACGCGGCGGGCCGGACGGGTCGTCGGCGCACCAGCAGCTCGCGGTGCCGGAGAACCTGGACGCCACCATGCGCCTGCTCTTCGCGGCCTGCCAGGGGGACGCCACCTCGGTGGAGGAGCTGCTCCGGAGCAGGGTGGACGTCGACAGCATCGACCTCGACGGGCGCACGGCGCTCCACATCGCGGCCTGCGAGGGACAGGGGGAGGTCGTGCGCCTGCTGCTCGACTGGAAGGCCAACATCAACGCCCGCGACCGATGGGGTAGCACG CCAGCAGCAGACGCGAAACATTACGGCCATTTTGAAGTATATAATCTTCTGAAAGCAAGAGGAGCAAAAGTTCCG AAATCCAGAAAGACTCCAATGGCTGTGTCAAATCCGAAAGAAGTTCCAGAGTATGAACTGAACCCACTTGAACTGGAGTTCCGAAGAGGAGAGGAGGTCACAAAG GGTACATATCTGGCAAAATGGTATGGCTCGAAAGTGTTTGTTAAGATACTTGACAAAGACAGCTTCTCGGATGCTGATAGCAT AAATGCGTTCAAAGACGAGCTTACCTTACTTGAGAAAGCACGGCATCCCAATTTGGTCCAATTTGTTGGAGCTGTCACACAAAATGTCCCGATGATGATTGTTTCAGAGTACCATCAAAAG GGTGATTTAGCCAGTTATCTTGAGATGAAAGGTCGCCTGAAGCCTCACAAAGCTATAACATTTGCTCTTGAAATTGCGAG GGGACTGAATTATCTTCATGAGTGCAAGCCTGAGCCAATCATTCATGGACATTTGTCACCAAA AAACATCGTTCGGGACGATGAAGGACAGCTTAAGGTGGCTGGGTTTGGATCACTGAGTTTGACTAAAGTTTCTGAAGATAAAGTACAAATGGCTCAGCCAGTTGGAAAACTAGACA ATGTATACATCGCTCCCGAGGTCTACAAAAATGAACCATTTGACAGAAGTGTAGATGTATTTGCATTTGGTCTCATTCTTTATGAG GCTGATACAAGAATGCTGGGATCCGACGCCTTCTGTCAGGCCAACATTCGCGGAGATAATTGTGCGCCTGAACAAGATACAAGCGAGCTGTACTAA
- the LOC136477674 gene encoding integrin-linked protein kinase 1-like isoform X3 → MDGAAAKKMTRSISRQLSSGAARLWRQLSLDPHTPRRGGPGPGAAAGPRQQTRFAIARQSSLDPTPRGGPDGSSAHQQLAVPENLDATMRLLFAACQGDATSVEELLRSRVDVDSIDLDGRTALHIAACEGQGEVVRLLLDWKANINARDRWGSTPAADAKHYGHFEVYNLLKARGAKVPKSRKTPMAVSNPKEVPEYELNPLELEFRRGEEVTKGTYLAKWYGSKVFVKILDKDSFSDADSINAFKDELTLLEKARHPNLVQFVGAVTQNVPMMIVSEYHQKGDLASYLEMKGRLKPHKAITFALEIARGLNYLHECKPEPIIHGHLSPKNIVRDDEGQLKVAGFGSLSLTKVSEDKVQMAQPVGKLDTC, encoded by the exons ATGGACGGGGCGGCAGCGAAGAAGATGACGCGGAGCATATCGCGGCAGCTCTCGTCGGGGGCGGCGCGGCTGTGGCGCCAGCTGTCGCTGGACCCGCACACCCCGCGCCGCGGGGGCCCTGGGCCGGGGGCGGCTGCGGGGCCGCGGCAGCAGACGCGGTTCGCGATCGCGAGGCAGTCGTCGCTCGACCCGACGCCACGCGGCGGGCCGGACGGGTCGTCGGCGCACCAGCAGCTCGCGGTGCCGGAGAACCTGGACGCCACCATGCGCCTGCTCTTCGCGGCCTGCCAGGGGGACGCCACCTCGGTGGAGGAGCTGCTCCGGAGCAGGGTGGACGTCGACAGCATCGACCTCGACGGGCGCACGGCGCTCCACATCGCGGCCTGCGAGGGACAGGGGGAGGTCGTGCGCCTGCTGCTCGACTGGAAGGCCAACATCAACGCCCGCGACCGATGGGGTAGCACG CCAGCAGCAGACGCGAAACATTACGGCCATTTTGAAGTATATAATCTTCTGAAAGCAAGAGGAGCAAAAGTTCCG AAATCCAGAAAGACTCCAATGGCTGTGTCAAATCCGAAAGAAGTTCCAGAGTATGAACTGAACCCACTTGAACTGGAGTTCCGAAGAGGAGAGGAGGTCACAAAG GGTACATATCTGGCAAAATGGTATGGCTCGAAAGTGTTTGTTAAGATACTTGACAAAGACAGCTTCTCGGATGCTGATAGCAT AAATGCGTTCAAAGACGAGCTTACCTTACTTGAGAAAGCACGGCATCCCAATTTGGTCCAATTTGTTGGAGCTGTCACACAAAATGTCCCGATGATGATTGTTTCAGAGTACCATCAAAAG GGTGATTTAGCCAGTTATCTTGAGATGAAAGGTCGCCTGAAGCCTCACAAAGCTATAACATTTGCTCTTGAAATTGCGAG GGGACTGAATTATCTTCATGAGTGCAAGCCTGAGCCAATCATTCATGGACATTTGTCACCAAA AAACATCGTTCGGGACGATGAAGGACAGCTTAAGGTGGCTGGGTTTGGATCACTGAGTTTGACTAAAGTTTCTGAAGATAAAGTACAAATGGCTCAGCCAGTTGGAAAACTAGACA CTTGCTGA